The DNA segment GTTAAAACTAATCTCAAAATCAAAGTTAGACTTATTAAATGGGTTAAAAACTATGATTTTTTAAGCTCAATTTTCATATCTGCTTAACAGGTTCTATATTCATTAATTTTTATAAAAAATCAATATCAATCCCTGCCTTATTTCTAATAATTATACATAATATTGAATAAAAATTCAAGGGTGGTATAAAAAAAGAACTGAAGGATATCCTTCAGCCCTAGATATAATGCTCTTTCAAGCAGTATTAACTTTTAAACATTATTCATTCTTTCTGTTACTTCATCAAACTCAGTCAGAATTTCGATATCTTCCTCACCAACAACTAAATTAGCAAGATAAATAGTTAAAACATTAGCAATAAAACCAGGTACTATTTCATATAAGGAACTACCAAATATAATTGTTCCTAAATCAAACTCTTTCCAAACAATCAAAACAATAGTTCCAACAATCATTCCAGATAAAGCTGACTTCCAGCTTGTCTTTTTAGAAAATAGAGCAAATAGAACAATTGGACCAAATGCAGCTCCAAATCCTCCCCAAGCATAAGCTACTAAGCCCAATACTGTATTATCAGGATTTAAAGCTAAAAAGAGAGCTATAACTGAAGTCACTAAAACTGAAATTCTCCCAACATACATTAGTTCTTTTTCAGAAGTATCTTTTTTAATCTTTTTATAAAAATCTTCAGTTAAAGTGGAAGATAAAACTAACAATTGAGAATCAATAGTAGACATAATAGCTGCCAAAATAGCTGCTAATAATATTCCACCAACCCAAGGATTGAACAACTTATCTATCATATAGATAAAAACTTTCTCCTGATTTCCACCTGATAGATTATCAAACATTGGCATAGAAATTAAACCAATAATAACTGATCCACTTAGCGAAATAAAAACCCAAATGACGGCTATTCGCATAGCTTCAGGAACTTTTTTTACTGATTTTATCCCCATGAACCTAGCTAAAATATGGGGCTGGCCAAAATAACCTAATCCCCAGGCTACAGCTGAAATGATCCCCATAATAGACATACTACTATCATCAGGAAATAGACTTAAAGAAGCTCCTTTAGCTAATGCTGCAGTCTTAATTCCTTGAACCCCTCCAACGACATCATAGGCTAAAATAGGTACAATTACTATTGTTGAAACCATCAATAGCCCCTGAATTAAATCAGTCCAACAAACAGCTAAAAACCCTCCTAAAAAAGTATATAACATAATTACAAAAGTACCAATTAATACTGCCGTAGCATACTTAACGCTAAATACTGATTCAAAGAGCTTTCCTGCTGCTACTAATCCAGAAGATGCATAGATTGTAAAAAATAATAATGTGATTAAAGCTGATATAATTCGCAGCAAACCTGTAGGATCTTGAAACCTTTCCTCAAAAAAAGAGGCTAAAGTTATTGCATCAGTCTTTTGAGTATAAACTCTAAGTCTACCAGAAACAAACTTCCAATTCAGATAAGTACCTACAAAAAGCCCAATAGCAATCCAGGCCTGTTCTACTCCTCCTAAGTAAACAGCCCCCGGCAGCCCCATAAGCAACCAACCACTCATATCACTTGCCTGAGCAGATAATGCTGTAACCCAGCTACCTAGACCTCTTCCACCTAATAAGTAATCTTCAACATCAACAGTTCTCTTATAAAAGTAAATTCCAATTGACATCATGAAAATAAAATAAATTATAAAAGCTAATATTGTTTGAATCTGAATCATATTCTAACTTTCCTCCCTAGAAAAATATTACCCTTAGAATAACATAAGCCACTATATTATGCAACATCTTTTATAATTATTACTTAAAGTTCTACAATATTCAACTTTAACTTCAAAGTACTACTAGCTAAAGTTCCATCAACTATAACTAAGTACTGAGCAACTGATCTAATAAAAATATATATTAAATCAACCTTAACAATATACTTCATTCTATTGCCTCACAGAAAATATACCATTTTATTATAAAGACTCTTCAATAATTAAATTAACCTTTCTATTTAAATCAATATCTTTTGGCTTGTCCAATTTTTCATCATTCTGTTTTAAAACCCTAACTACGGGTCTTGAATTAGCATGTTTTCTGGCCTTAATTACTACCCCCTCATAACCATTATTCAATCTTACTTTACTTCCTTTAGGATAAAGCGTAAGGTGCTGCAAAAATTCCTCCATTAATTCTCGATCTAATTCTTGGTTAGTTATCATAGTATAAAGATGCTCTAAGATTTCATTAATTTCAAAGGCCGGTCGATAAACTCTTGAACTACGCATAGCATCAAATATATCAGCTATGGCCACTATACCGCCCAAATTCGTGAATTGTTTTCCCTGCTATTCCCTCTGGATAACCTGAACCATCATATCGTTCATGATGCTGATAAGCAATTAATGACGATAATTCATTTATCTTATCATGATCCCAAAGAATTTCGTAGCCATAAACTGTATGTTTCTGAACTTCCTTATATTCATCATCAGTTAACTTATCAGGTTTATTCAAAATTTTTGCAGGAACTCTAGCCTTTCCAATATCATGTAAAAAACTTCCAACACCCAAAAGTTCTAGCTTTTCTCTACTATAACCTAAACTATTACCAACAATCAATGAAAATATAGCTACATTAACTAAATGAAAAAATAACTCATCTTCTAACTTTCTTATATCTTTAAGATTAAGAACCAAATCTTCTGCATCAACGATATCATCTATTATATCATCTATTATATTAATTATTTTTTCTGCTTGAATCAGATTACATCTCTGTTGGTCTTCCTCTTTATTCTTTATACTTTCCAAACATTCCTTAGCAAGAAGTACTGCTTCCCGCTTTACATTTTCAGATACAATGTTATCTATTTCTACATCATTTAAATTATAATCATTAATATAAACATAATTAATCCCTAACTTCTGTAGACGTCCAATATATTCTTCTGTTAATTCTGTTCCTTTTTTGAGCAAAACTTTATCCTCAGAAGTATATATATCTTTGGCTAATTCCACTCCTGATTCTAACTTTTTTACTCGTTTTAGATACATATCTCTGTCCTCCATCTCTTTTTATATTTTATAGTATATATCGCCTACTTTAAAATAATTATCACTATTCATAATATTTCTATAATGGCCCATTTTTACCTGCCGATGTTATATATTTTTCGAACCAATTGTATAAAAAAGGATATTATGACAAATTATAATTATATACTCAACTTTCTTCTTTAATTAACTTGACGTCATTATACTTTTTTTATAGTATATATTTGTTATCAGATATAAATATTTAAAAAGGAGGTTTAAGATGTTTAATTTCAAACAATACTTTAACTTAGTAATTCTATTTTTAGTTATTGGATTAATATTAGGAATAACTAATCCAGTAATAAGTCAACAAAAATTGACTGCCTATGTCAGCTTCTATCCTTTATATGATACAGCAAATAAAATAGGTGGTAATCAAATAAATATTAATTTAGTAATTCCTAACGGAGCAGAAGCACATAGCTATAAACCATCTCCTCAAAAAATAGCTCAATTAGAAAAAGCAGATATCTTCTTTTATAATGGGGTTGGACTTGAACCCTGGGCAAATAAAGCAGTTCAAAACCTTAAACAGTCTAATGTAGAAACAGTAAATGTAAGCCAAAATATTGATTTAATTCCTCTTGCAAGTCAACATAATGCAAAAGATAACCATGGGCAATACGATCCCCATATCTGGTTAGACCCCGTTAATATGAAAAAAATTGCTAAGTTAATGACAAAAAGGTTTAGTAAATTAGATCCTAAACATAAGGAAGTTTATAAACAAAACTTCGATCAATATGCTCGCAAAATTGATAAACTTCATCACAAATATAAAACAACATTAACTAACAATCAACAAGAATATATTTTAGTCTCACATGCTGCTTTTGGTTATTTGACCAATCGCTATGGATTAAAACAGATAGCAGTTACCGGAATCGAACCTCACGAAAAGCCATCACCAAAAGCTCTAACCCATTTGATTAAAGAAGCAAACAAACATGACCTAAATTATATTTTCATGGAGACATTATCTAGTCCAAGAACAGTTAATGTCTTAGCTCAAGAAGCAAATCTTGAAATATTAACACTTAATACCATCGCCGGACTAACTAAGACAGAACAGAAAAATAATAAAGATTATTTTTCATTAATGAGAGATAATCTTAATAATTTAAAGAAGGCAGTGAAAACTAAATGAACAAAGTAATTACAGTTAATAATTTATCCTTTGCTTATGAAGAAAAAACTATTTTAAAAGATATAAATTTACAAGTCAATAAAGGAGACTTTCTTGCTTTTATTGGCCCTAACGGTTCTGGAAAAAGCACTTTATTAAAGCTATTATTAGGACTGTTAAAAGCAGATCAGGGGGAAATAAAGTTATTAAAAACTAAAATAAATAACTTTACCGATTGGACTAAGATAGGTTATATCCCCCAAAATATCAAGAATTTTAATAACAGTTTTCCGGCTACTGTCAAAGAAATCATCGGCTCCAATCTCTATTCACAGATGAATTTCTTTAAATTATTGACAGCTAATTTAGAAAAGAAAATTGATAAAGTATTAAAACTAGTTAATATGCTAAATTATAAAGAAAGCCTAATTGGTAATTTATCCGGAGGTCAACAACAACGAATATTTATTGCTCGAACTTTAGTTACTGAACCAGAAATTATCTTTTTGGATGAACCGCTTACAGGCGTAGATGCTAATACCCAAAATGAATTATATCAATTACTAACTAAATTAAACCAAAAGTTAAGGATTACAATAACTATGGTTTCTCATGATCTAAACTCTGTAAATAAATATGCTAATAGAATTATCTCAGTTAATAACTGTCAACTTTCTGTCAAAAAACAGTTGAGGGAGGAAGGAAAATGTTAGAAATTCTAAGTTATTCCTTCATGCAGCGAGCCTTCGTAGTCGGAAATATTATTGGAGTCATATGTCCATTAATTGGAACATTTTTAGTATTAAAGCGTCTAGCTCTAATCGGCCATACCCTTTCCCACGTAGCCTTAGCTGGTGTAGCTTTAGGAATGTTTTTAGGTATCTATCCTGTTTATATGGCACTTATAATCTCAATTATAGCTGCTTTAGGTATCGAGAAGTTAAGACAAAACTACAAGGATTATGCAGAATTATCCCTATCAATAATTCTAGCTGCTGGCCTCGGAGTAGCAACTATCTTAATCAGCTTAATCAATGGTAATTCAAGTATCTTTAGTTATTTATTCGGCAGTATATCTTTAGTTACTAATCAAGATTTATTCATTATACTACCGCTAGGCTTTATAATCATAGGAATTATTAACTACTTTTATTACGGATTTTTTGCTATTACTTTCAATGAAGAGGAAGCTAAACTAGCAGGAATTCCAGTCAAAAGTCTTAATATTCTATTTATGATTCTAGTCTCAATTACTGTATCGCTATCTATGAGAATCATTGGGGGCTTATTAGTATCCTCATTAATTACTATTCCAGTAGCAACTGGCCTGCAAATATCAACTAGCTTTAAAGAAACAATTAAATACAGCATTATCTTTAGTCTACTAGCAGTGAATTTCGGATTAATTCTCTCCTTTTATCAAGACTTAGCCCCAGGCGGAACTATTATTTTAATTAGTGTAATTTACTTGCTGGGAGCATTAGGATATAAAAAAATAAAAACTTCCCTTAATGATTCACAGGAAAATACACTGGAATCAAAAATTAACTAAAACTAAACTTAAAATAAAACCAAAGTAGCTCTAAGCTCATTTGAAATCAAGCTTGGAGCTAAACTTATACCTCTAAAAATCTATTCCTACCTACACTTCTTTTCTTTATTTTAACTTAATTAAAAAAATAAGTAAATTTAGAATAAAAAAGACTATTTTACAAAAAATAATTTTAAATAAACTCTTTACCAATGATTATAAACAAGGGGGAAGACATTAGTATGTGGCAGCAAATAAAAAAGTGGCTTGAAGATAAATACATAGCAACTCAGAATTCAAAAGAAAATACTGCTAATGTGTTCTTCAATAGTCTTAACAAAAATACAAAATTAATAAAAGAAAAACTAAATAATATCGACGATATCCGATTTAGAGAAATCAAACCGACCGATAAAAATAATAATCAGATTCAGATGACCTTAGTTTATATCACTGATTTAGTAGATAAAGAAGTAATTAATAACCACATTTTAAAACCAATATTATCTCATCAGCAGAATTTAGATCTAAAAATGTTGACAGAAAAAAAAGATGCCGAAATCCTCAAAAATCAAATTATAGACGCTAAAAATATAACTAAGATAGATAAAATATCCAAAGCAATTGACGAACTTTTAATCGGTAAATCACTCTTGCTTATTAATCAAAACTCTTACGTATTAAGTATTCCTACGCAAGGATGGAAAGAAAGAAATGTCTCTGAACCAAAAACTGAACGAACTATCCGTGGTCCTGATGTTTCTTTTATGGAAAATATCAAAACTAATACTGGATTAATTAGAAGAAGAATTAAAAGCAATAAGTTAAAAATAGAACCATTCATCAAAGGCAGTCAAACCAAAACTAAAATAAATATTATGTACATTAAAGGTTACGCCAATGAAAAAATAGTTAAAGAAGTAAAGAAACGGCTAGAAAGCATTGAAGTAGCTGCAATTCAAGGAGCCCAACATATACTAGAATTGATTGAAGATAATCCATTATCCCCTTTTGAAACAGTATTTATAACTCAGCGCCCTGATGTAATAACAGCAGGGCTATTAGAAGGACGGATAGCTATTTTAACTGACGGATCACCTTCAGTACTAACAGTTCCTAAACTATTTATGGAAAATTTAATCAGTCCTGAAGATTATTATAGTCGTTTCTATTATACTTTTATTATCAGAGTAATCAGATTCGCTGCCTTTATAGTCAGTACTATCCTACCAGCATTATATATTTCAATTCTGGGATTTCACCAACAAGTATTGCCAATGACATTGGTTAATTCAGTCTATACTGCCCGGGAAGGAGTTCCATTCCCTATTGCTATTGAAATGACAACCTTTGGCATCTTTTTTGAGGGAATTAAAGAAGCCGGAGTTAGAATTCCCAGCGGCTTAGGATCTACAATAACTATTGTCGGCGCCTTAATCTTAGGCCAAGCAGCAATCAATGCTGGTTTTTTGAGCCCGGATGGAGTCATTGTCGGAGCGCTAACTGGTATTGCCGTTTTTATAATTCCTACAGTAGAATTTAATAATACTTTATTGATACTTAGATTACTATTTACCGTAGCAGCTAGTATCTCCGGTTTTTACGGTATAACTATATTACTTCTGCTAATTATAATGCACTTAACTAGCCTAAGGTCATTTGGAGTTCCTTATATGCAGCCGCTAGCTCCATTACAGCTTACAGATTTAAGAGATTTCTTTATGCGAGTACCATATTTATTAATGAATACACAGCCCAAATCACTAGAAAACAAAAATCAAATCCGTCAGAGCAATCAACCCAGCAAAAGATTCTTCTTTAAATATAAATTAAAAGAAGAAGATTAATAGAGGAGAATAAAAGATGAAAACAAAAATATCTACTTATCAAACAACTTTATTATTAATAATCACTATTTTAGCTACAGCCACTCTCTTTTTGCCAGAACTAATAATTAAACAAGCCAAAGAGGATTCCTGGCTAACAGTCATATTATTAATTGGATTCGCGGGACTAATTAGTCTAATCTATACACTGTTAATCAAAAGAATGGGGACTACTGATTTAATAACATTTACCTACCAGACATTAGGTAAGATATTAACAATCCCCCTCGGATTGAATTTAATAGTTTATTTTCTTATCACCAGTGGATTTATTATTCGCCAAACATCAGAAGTTTTGATTGGAATTTACATGCCAGAAACCCCTCTCTGGTTCTTTATTTTAACTAATCTTTTGGTAACAACAGCCTTTGTTTATCATGGACTGGAGGTTATCGCACGTTCTTTTGAAATAATGTTTTATCTCTTTCTAATTTCTTTTTTAATTATATTCCTAATGATTATTCCTGAGATTTCCTTAGACTTTCTAAAACCGGTATTAGCTAACGGTATCAAACCGGTTCTTAAGGGAGTTTATCCTGGATTACCGTTTTTCAGTGAACTATTCTCAATCTTAATATTAGCACCACAAATGACTAACTACAAGCAAGCAGGTAAATCTTTAGCTACAGCTATTGGATTTATCGGTAGTTTTCTTTTAATCACTATCCTTGCAACTTTATTGTTATTTGGAACAAAATTAGCTAGTAATTTAACCTTTCCTTTATTATCAATTCATAGATATGCCAAGTTAGGATTTTTAGAACGGTTAGACCCGCTGTTTCTATTTTATTGGGTCGGAGGCGGAATCTTTAAGGCAGCTATTTTTCTTTATATTGGAGTCTATATTGGACAGAAATTACTAAGGTTGTCTACATACTATACTTTAATCCCTTTTGCTTTGCCGCTTGTTTTTTATATTGCTTTTTATTTCTTTCAAGACACAACAGAGATGATTAATATCATAACTTCAGACATACCCTATTACCTATTTCTTCAAGTATTTTTTCCACTAATATTACTAATTATCAGTCTAATAAGGGGGATTAAGACCAATGAAGCCAGCTAAAACTATCACTATCTTTCTAATCCTAGCTTTAGTAATTACCTTAAGCGGCTGCTGGAGCAACCGTGAATTTGATACTTTAGCCCTAGTTAAAGGTGTCGGCATCGATATGGCCCAAAAAAAAGACCGAATCAAATTCACTGTTCAGTTAACTACTCCTCAACAAGATAGTGGAGGTGGTCAATCCAGTGGAAATAGCGGAAAAAAAGGGCAAGCACAGTCCGTCTGGACTACATCCACTACCGGCTACTCAATATTTGAAGCTAATCGTAACTTAGTTAAAACATTAGGCCGCAAACCATTCTATCCTCATTCTGAAATTTATATTATCGGCGAAAAATTAGCTCGCCAAGGAATTAAACCTTATATAGATTTCTTTAATCGCGATCCAGAAATCCGCCGCCAAACTTATATAATAATTGCTAAAGGAGAAGCTGAAAACATCTTAAAAGCACCACATGAAGTCGAATCAATCCCCGCTGCAGCTATCAAACAAATTATTGCTGGCCAAAACATCACCGGAACTATCCACCCAGTCGATTTGAGAAAATTTACCATTTCTCTACTTAGTGATACGATGGCTCCAGTTACAGCTGCTATAGAATTAAAAAAAGCTTCCCCACAAACGAAAGATAAAAGTGATAAGAAGAATTTAATCTATGTTAGCGGTGCAGCTATGTTTAAGGAAGATAAGCTAGTTGCCTGGCTAACTAGAAAAGAAACCCGAGGACTAAACTGGATAAAAAAGCCCTCTGAAATTGCTGGACCTATCTTAATTAAAACGCCAAATGAAAATAAAAAAATCACTATCGAAGTAACTGAAGCTACCTCTAATATAGAACCACAACTTAAAAATGGAAAATTCAAGATGAAGGTAGAAATTAATGCCAAAGGCAACATTACCGAAGCTACAGTTCGCAGATATAATATTACTAAATCATATAATCTCCCCCACTTAAATAACCGCTTTGCTCAGGTAATTAGAAATGAAATTATTAATGCCTTAAAGAAAAGCCAGCAATATCAGGCCGATATTTTCGGTTTTGGAGAAAAAATCTATAATAAGTATCCAGATGAATTTGAAAAAATAAAGGATAATTGGAATCAAACCTATGCTAATTTACCAGTTAAAATTATAGTTAAAGCTAATATTAGACGAATGGGGCTAATTAAAAAAAGTATTGCAACTTATAAATAGTGGATTAACTAAATAAGAACGCAGACCAATATCAATCTGCCCAATTAATCCTAATTCTTTTCAGCAATTATTTCCTCTAAAATTCCAACAGCCTGATCAATATCATTCTCTTGGACAATCAGCGGCGGTACAAAACGCAGTGTCGTATCACTAACAGCATTAATCAATAAACCTTTCTCGAAAGCTGTATTAACTATTTCATTTGCATCAATATTAACTTCAAGTCCAATTATCAATCCTTTACCACGGACACTGTCTACTATATCATACTTTTCAACTAAATCCTGCAGCCTAGTCTGAAAATAATTTCCTATCCGAGCTGCATGTTCAACTAAGTTCTCATCTAAGATAGTGCTAAGTGTTGAATAAGCAGCAGCACAAGCTAGAGGATTTCCGCCGAAAGTAGAACCGTGATCCCCAGGCTTAAATGCATTAGCTACTTCTTCTTTAGCCAAAAAAGCACTGACCGGTACACCATTGCCTAAAGCCTTAGCTAAACTAAAAATATCCGGTTCAATACCATAATGTTCATAACCAAAGAGCTTACCCGTACGTCCTAAGCCTGTCTGAATTTCATCTAAAATAAGCAAGATGCCTTCCTTATCACATAACTGTCTAACTCCCTGTAAGTACTTTTGAGTAGCTACATTAATACCGCCTTCGCCCTGAATCGGCTCAACCATAATAGCAGCAGTCTGGTCAGAAACCGCTTCTTTTAACGCTTCTAGATCATTATAAGGTACAGCTTTAAAACCTTCTGGCAATGGTATAAATGACTTTTGATACTTCTCCTGACCAGTGGCTGCTATTGTTGCCAAAGTCCTACCGTGAAAAGATTTAGTAGTTGTAATCACTTCATAACGATCCTTATTTTGAACTTTAAAGTATTTACGTGCTAACTTAATTGCTCCTTCATTGGCTTCTGCTCCGCTATTACCGTAAAAAACTTTATCGCCGACCGAATTTTCAACTAATAATTTATTTAATTTAGCCTGCGGTTCAATATAATAAATATTACTACAGTGAATTACTTTATCTACTTGCTCCTTAATTGCTTCATTAACCTTAGGATGGCTGTGGCCTAAAGCATTAACGGCAATTCCCGCTAAAAAATCAAGATACTCATTACCTTCCTTATCATAAATTTTAATTCCTTCTCCCTTATCGACTACAATCGGTACTCTGCCACTAAAGACATCCATAAAATAATCTTTATTAGACTGAATAATCTCCTCTTTTAGCATCCTACTCACTCCTCTTAATTAGTTATCATCGTCCCAATCCCTCTATCAGTAAAAATCTCCAGAAGTAGGGAATGAGATATCCTACCATCCAAAATATGTGTTCTCCTCACTCCTCCTTGCAATGCATTAATACAAGAATTTACTTTAGGAATCATTCCACCGGCTATCTTTCCTGCTTCCATCATATCCTCTGCTTCATCTATTGTTAGCGAAGAAAGCAGAGTATCTTTATTATCTTTTTCTCCTAAGATTCCTTCTACATTTGTCAACAGAATTAATTTATCAGCACTTAAAGCTGAGGCGATCTGTCCGGCAACTAAATCAGCATTAATATTATAACTTTCCCCTTGAGGACCAACACCAATTGGTGATACAATCGGTAAAAAACCACTATCTATTAGATTATCTAATACTTCGGGATTAATTTCTTTTACCTGCCCTACATAACCTAAATCTATATCATCATCTACTTGATAATCTTCTGCTTGAATTAAATTTCCATCCTTACCAGAAATACCAATAGATTTACTACCAAAACGGTTAGCCAATGAAACAATCTCTTTATTCACTCGACCTACTAAAACCATCTCTACAACTTCCATAATCTCTTTAGTAGTAATTCTAAGCCCTTCATAAAATTCACTCTCAATATCAAATCTATCTAAAGTCTTATTAATCACCGGGCCACCACCGTGAACAACTACTGGATTAACTCCTACATACTTAAGTAGTGTAATATCCTCCATTACTGATTCTTTAATCTCATCATTGACCATAGCACTACCACCGTACTTAATTACTACTGTCTTATTATGAAATTTACGCATATAAGGTAGCGCTTCAACTAGTATATCTGCTTTTTTAATTAAAGTATCCACTCTATCACTCCACTTCTCGACTATAAATTATCTTTTTAAGTATGGTACTCTCCATTAATCTTAACATATTCATGAGAAAGGTCGCAGGTCCAAACCTTCGCCTGTCCTGAACCTAAATGAAGATTAAGTCTAATCTTAATCTCATCACGAGCTAATAAATTGCGTAGCTTCTCAGCATCAGTTAGCTCCTGTTTACCATTTACCAACAACTTATGATCATTAATTTCTAAATCTAATCGATCCAGTTCTACTTGTCCTCCAGAATAACCTGCAGCAGCTACTATTCTTCCCCAATTAGGATCTTCACCAAATAATGCTGTTTTAACTAATTGAGAATTGGCTATTGCTCTAGAAATTAAATTAGCATCATTTAAAGTCAAAGCATTTACTACTTCTATTTCCACAAATTTAGTTGCACCTTCACCATCTTTAACTATCTGTTGAGCTAGATATTTAGTTACTTCCTTTAATACAGCCACGAATTTATAATAATTATCTCCTTTATGATTAATAGGTTTGTTCTCTGCTTGACTATTAGTCATAATAGCTACTGTATCATTTGTACTCTGATCACCGTCTACAGTAATCCGATTGAAAAATTCATCAACAGCTTCTGTTAAAGCTTCCTGTAATAATTGTTGTGAAATATTCAGATCTGTCGTTAAAAAGCCTAACATTGTTGCCATATTAGGTTCAATCATCCCCGAACCTTTTGCCATGCCGCCTAAAATAACTTCTTGACCATCTATTTCAAAAGAGACTGCCATTTCTTTTGGATAAGTATCTGTAGTCATAATTGCTCGGCAGGCCTTCTTTCCTCCAGCAGGATGAAGTTGATCTACAATTAATTCAAGTCCAGAAGTTATAGGCTCCATCGGCAGTTGTCGACCAATTATTCCAGTTGACGCCGGAAATATTAAATCAGCGTCAATCCCCAGCTCTTCTCCTAGTAATTCATTTATTTTATTAGCATTCTCAAGTCCTTCTTCTCCAGTACAAGCATTAGCATTACCGCTATTAATAATAAAAGCCTGTGCCTTACCATTCTCTTTTAGCTGCTGTCCAATTAAAACAGGTGCTGCCTTAACCTGATTTTGAGTAAAGACTGCTGCTAACTTAGCTTCTGTGTCACTATATATTAACGCTAAATCCTTCTCATACTCTTTTATGCCGCAATTAAGTCCCGCTCCAAAAAAACCAGGTGTATTAGTAATTCCACCTGATAAATTCTTGAATTTTACTTCTGTTTGATTAGTTGTCATATCATTCCCTCCTTTATTTATAACTACATTCACTAGACT comes from the Sporohalobacter salinus genome and includes:
- a CDS encoding GerAB/ArcD/ProY family transporter; translation: MKTKISTYQTTLLLIITILATATLFLPELIIKQAKEDSWLTVILLIGFAGLISLIYTLLIKRMGTTDLITFTYQTLGKILTIPLGLNLIVYFLITSGFIIRQTSEVLIGIYMPETPLWFFILTNLLVTTAFVYHGLEVIARSFEIMFYLFLISFLIIFLMIIPEISLDFLKPVLANGIKPVLKGVYPGLPFFSELFSILILAPQMTNYKQAGKSLATAIGFIGSFLLITILATLLLFGTKLASNLTFPLLSIHRYAKLGFLERLDPLFLFYWVGGGIFKAAIFLYIGVYIGQKLLRLSTYYTLIPFALPLVFYIAFYFFQDTTEMINIITSDIPYYLFLQVFFPLILLIISLIRGIKTNEAS
- a CDS encoding Ger(x)C family spore germination protein — encoded protein: MKPAKTITIFLILALVITLSGCWSNREFDTLALVKGVGIDMAQKKDRIKFTVQLTTPQQDSGGGQSSGNSGKKGQAQSVWTTSTTGYSIFEANRNLVKTLGRKPFYPHSEIYIIGEKLARQGIKPYIDFFNRDPEIRRQTYIIIAKGEAENILKAPHEVESIPAAAIKQIIAGQNITGTIHPVDLRKFTISLLSDTMAPVTAAIELKKASPQTKDKSDKKNLIYVSGAAMFKEDKLVAWLTRKETRGLNWIKKPSEIAGPILIKTPNENKKITIEVTEATSNIEPQLKNGKFKMKVEINAKGNITEATVRRYNITKSYNLPHLNNRFAQVIRNEIINALKKSQQYQADIFGFGEKIYNKYPDEFEKIKDNWNQTYANLPVKIIVKANIRRMGLIKKSIATYK
- a CDS encoding aspartate aminotransferase family protein, coding for MLKEEIIQSNKDYFMDVFSGRVPIVVDKGEGIKIYDKEGNEYLDFLAGIAVNALGHSHPKVNEAIKEQVDKVIHCSNIYYIEPQAKLNKLLVENSVGDKVFYGNSGAEANEGAIKLARKYFKVQNKDRYEVITTTKSFHGRTLATIAATGQEKYQKSFIPLPEGFKAVPYNDLEALKEAVSDQTAAIMVEPIQGEGGINVATQKYLQGVRQLCDKEGILLILDEIQTGLGRTGKLFGYEHYGIEPDIFSLAKALGNGVPVSAFLAKEEVANAFKPGDHGSTFGGNPLACAAAYSTLSTILDENLVEHAARIGNYFQTRLQDLVEKYDIVDSVRGKGLIIGLEVNIDANEIVNTAFEKGLLINAVSDTTLRFVPPLIVQENDIDQAVGILEEIIAEKN
- the argB gene encoding acetylglutamate kinase gives rise to the protein MDTLIKKADILVEALPYMRKFHNKTVVIKYGGSAMVNDEIKESVMEDITLLKYVGVNPVVVHGGGPVINKTLDRFDIESEFYEGLRITTKEIMEVVEMVLVGRVNKEIVSLANRFGSKSIGISGKDGNLIQAEDYQVDDDIDLGYVGQVKEINPEVLDNLIDSGFLPIVSPIGVGPQGESYNINADLVAGQIASALSADKLILLTNVEGILGEKDNKDTLLSSLTIDEAEDMMEAGKIAGGMIPKVNSCINALQGGVRRTHILDGRISHSLLLEIFTDRGIGTMITN
- the argJ gene encoding bifunctional glutamate N-acetyltransferase/amino-acid acetyltransferase ArgJ, which translates into the protein MTTNQTEVKFKNLSGGITNTPGFFGAGLNCGIKEYEKDLALIYSDTEAKLAAVFTQNQVKAAPVLIGQQLKENGKAQAFIINSGNANACTGEEGLENANKINELLGEELGIDADLIFPASTGIIGRQLPMEPITSGLELIVDQLHPAGGKKACRAIMTTDTYPKEMAVSFEIDGQEVILGGMAKGSGMIEPNMATMLGFLTTDLNISQQLLQEALTEAVDEFFNRITVDGDQSTNDTVAIMTNSQAENKPINHKGDNYYKFVAVLKEVTKYLAQQIVKDGEGATKFVEIEVVNALTLNDANLISRAIANSQLVKTALFGEDPNWGRIVAAAGYSGGQVELDRLDLEINDHKLLVNGKQELTDAEKLRNLLARDEIKIRLNLHLGSGQAKVWTCDLSHEYVKINGEYHT